A window of Babylonia areolata isolate BAREFJ2019XMU chromosome 2, ASM4173473v1, whole genome shotgun sequence contains these coding sequences:
- the LOC143301305 gene encoding golgin subfamily A member 7-like, translating into MDSNMSRLSSAQCTKVFIQRDFSDGTAVRFQNKFPQELEGKIDRATLERTINTINEIYLEAESLSGRTYCESCFACLTAYLAYMCMDTYYEKCLKRVARYIDEQNKTVYVPQGLMMVDPAERGLRVLEICILAEQQHR; encoded by the exons ATGGACAGCAACATGTCAAGACTGTCATCAGCGCAGTGCACCAAAGTCTTCATTCAGAGAGATTTTTCAGATGGTACAGCAGTTCGTTTTCAGAATAAGTTCCCACAGGAATTGGAAGGAAAG atTGACAGGGCTACACTTGAGAGAACCATAAACACAATCAACGAGATTTACTTGGAGGCAGAGTCTCTGAGTGGCAGAACCTACTGTGAAAGCTGTTTTGCTTGTCTCACAGCATATCTTGCCTACATGTGCATGGATACATACTATGAAAAG TGCTTGAAACGTGTTGCTCGCTACATTGATGAGCAGAACAAGACAGTGTACGTCCCCCAGGGTTTGATGATGGTGGACCCTGCAGAGAGAGGCCTGAGAGTG CTGGAGATCTGCATTCTGGCAGAGCAGCAGCATCGATGA
- the LOC143301295 gene encoding pyridoxal phosphate homeostasis protein-like yields MIRRMTSKGSDIARQLRAVNDRISAAAQRRPKHLKGPGPRLVAVSKTKPVEMILEAYACGQRNFGENYVQELVDKGSNQEILQKCGDVKWHFIGNLQRNKVNKVTGVAGLYMVETVYSEKLAQALDNAWSKQSHAEPLAVMVQVNTSNEENKNGVDPSEAVSLSKYVHQECPHLRLAGLMTIGSVENSTSDGVNPDFQCLCECRKAVSEALGMAELELELSMGMSQDFERAIEAGSTNIRVGSTIFGARQYPTNQNTSDSHVSMGPLTGQGGDSSDPEAAKCAVSDIPTDLNNLSLNG; encoded by the exons ATGATACGCAGAATGACAAGTAAAGGATCAGACATCGCCCGTCAGCTTCGAGCTGTTAATGACAGAATAAGTGCTGCTGCACAGAGACGACCAAAG CATTTAAAGGGACCAGGGCCACGACTTGTGGCAGTGTCCAAGACAAAGCCAGTGGAAATGATCTTGGAAGCCTACGCTTGCGGGCAACGTAACTTTGGGGAAAACTAT gTTCAGGAACTGGTGGACAAGGGCAGTAACCAAGAG ATTCTGCAGAAGTGTGGAGATGTGAAGTGGCATTTCATTGGTAACCTGCAGAGAAACAAGGTCAATAAAGTTACAG GTGTAGCAGGTCTGTATATGGTGGAGACGGTGTACAGTGAAAAACTTGCACAGGCACTGGACAACGCATGGAGCAAGCAGTCCCACGCAGAGCCACTGGCCGTCATGGTGCAGGTCAACACCAGCAATGAGGAAA ACAAAAATGGAGTTGATCCATCTGAAGCGGTGTCGCTGTCAAAATACGTGCATCAGGAGTGTCCACATCTGAGACTGGCTGGTCTGATGACCATCGGCTCTGTAGAGAACAGCACATCAGATGGAGTGAATCCTGATTTTCAG TGTTTATGTGAATGTCGAAAAGCAGTGTCAGAGGCTCTTGGCATGGcagaactggaactggaactgagCATGGGAATGTCTCAGGATTTTGAACGTGCT ATTGAAGCAGGCAGTACCAATATCCGGGTGGGCAGCACCATTTTTGGAGCAAGGCAGTACCCAACCAACCAGAATACCTCAGACTCCCATGTGTCCATGGGACCCCTAACAGGACAAGGGGGGGATTCATCAGATCCTGAGGCAGCTAAATGCGCTGTTAGTGACATCCCCACTGACCTCAACAACTTGTCTCTCAATGGTTGA